In the genome of Methanopyrus kandleri AV19, one region contains:
- the cmr3 gene encoding type III-B CRISPR module-associated protein Cmr3, translating to MTARHVAVGFLVLPQDRAFFRRPEPFRAAAESVAESEGPKPWTVAGCVRNALLEVTDGDLGEVLEYPRKLVRSAPPGSIGEALGETALFLGTWVVEVRPGAPDRLERVWWPCPAHLARYEPESGGEAVDLLRVEEVGDAAIAFSGHDEALRRRYGFMTPKPPRPGSDVETPGRYVDTGTISKILAGRTPARRTPDLEDNVAGPGELLRPELHVGVKLVGLKTADEGYLYAARFLRPGRSPVDGGSLVGFLTVLAVPEDAWDDGVLEDLPSPGGRLGRGRHAWVIPLRAGDWSDDVFPEVEEPEGDLPGLYLETPTPFPEGDVRSSSPGDRLKAEAVLVRPGSPRDRVLQVELEVSEVESEVLADRVIETRRVSTWSGKRASPDHLAAAEGTVLALGKLDVDPGTPLLLFPRMGDEDRELLASRLAFHLSGVGTAYALSLPGVSP from the coding sequence TTGACCGCGCGCCACGTGGCGGTCGGGTTCCTGGTCCTGCCTCAGGACCGCGCGTTCTTCCGCAGGCCCGAGCCATTCAGGGCCGCGGCCGAGTCGGTGGCGGAGTCGGAGGGTCCCAAGCCCTGGACCGTGGCCGGCTGCGTCCGCAACGCGCTCCTGGAGGTCACCGACGGGGACCTCGGGGAGGTCCTGGAGTACCCGCGGAAGCTCGTCAGGTCGGCCCCGCCCGGGTCGATCGGGGAGGCCCTGGGGGAGACGGCCCTCTTCCTCGGGACCTGGGTCGTCGAGGTGCGGCCCGGGGCGCCCGACCGGCTCGAGCGCGTCTGGTGGCCGTGCCCCGCCCACCTGGCGAGGTACGAGCCCGAAAGTGGGGGCGAGGCCGTCGACCTGCTGAGGGTCGAGGAGGTCGGGGACGCGGCGATCGCGTTCTCGGGTCACGACGAAGCACTCCGCCGCCGGTACGGGTTCATGACGCCGAAACCCCCGAGGCCCGGCTCGGACGTCGAGACCCCCGGGCGCTACGTCGACACGGGAACGATCTCGAAGATCCTCGCGGGAAGGACGCCCGCGAGAAGGACGCCGGACCTCGAGGACAACGTCGCGGGACCCGGGGAACTCCTGCGTCCCGAGCTCCACGTCGGCGTCAAGCTGGTCGGGCTCAAGACCGCGGACGAGGGCTACCTGTACGCCGCGAGGTTCCTCAGACCGGGCAGGTCCCCGGTGGACGGGGGTAGTCTCGTCGGGTTCCTCACGGTCCTGGCGGTGCCCGAGGACGCGTGGGACGACGGGGTACTGGAGGACCTCCCCTCCCCGGGCGGCCGACTCGGCCGGGGACGGCACGCGTGGGTGATCCCGCTCCGCGCGGGGGACTGGTCGGACGACGTCTTCCCCGAGGTGGAGGAACCGGAGGGGGACCTCCCGGGCCTGTACCTCGAGACCCCGACCCCGTTCCCGGAGGGTGACGTCCGGTCCTCCTCCCCGGGCGACCGCCTGAAGGCAGAGGCCGTCCTCGTGAGACCCGGGAGCCCAAGAGATCGCGTCCTCCAGGTCGAGCTCGAGGTCTCGGAGGTGGAGTCCGAGGTACTGGCCGACCGGGTGATCGAGACCCGCCGCGTCTCGACGTGGTCCGGTAAGCGCGCCTCCCCTGACCACCTGGCCGCCGCCGAGGGAACCGTGCTCGCGCTCGGGAAGCTCGACGTCGACCCCGGCACGCCCCTGCTCCTCTTCCCCAGGATGGGGGATGAAGACAGAGAGCTGCTCGCCTCCAGGCTCGCGTTCCACCTCTCCGGCGTGGGTACGGCCTACGCCCTGAGCCTACCGGGGGTGAGCCCGTGA
- the cmr4 gene encoding type III-B CRISPR module RAMP protein Cmr4, protein MTDALPYFLVCRTPTRAGAGQRATDVIDLPLQREAHTKLPVIYGSTLKGALRHATLRKLSEELDGETSEGLVDAVFGDRPGEGSPSPGVVAFSDAVLLAMPVRCEPGFLAWVTSPYQLGRLYEVLELTGELEDLREAVEEVLNDCKDPRGNGALAPEEGTLLLDRIRVRAEASDAVGDLAGVLSETVFEGAPEPHFRRYVEERLVVLGDGAFADLVNSCTERVVRVRLNEEKTVEQGPWYEERVPEGTVFFGTLNVRHDTVPPKNGVDARKVLFGRWEPDGVPDGDDRKLEALKEAAGELEAGVLGAVADGSGDGYLDLRFQVGGSETVGFGLVRLRQFVGE, encoded by the coding sequence GTGACGGACGCCCTCCCGTACTTCCTCGTGTGCCGGACGCCGACGAGGGCGGGTGCGGGTCAGCGGGCGACGGACGTGATCGACCTACCCCTCCAGCGCGAGGCGCACACGAAGCTCCCCGTGATCTACGGCTCCACGCTGAAGGGCGCCCTCCGCCACGCGACGCTCCGGAAACTCTCCGAGGAGCTCGACGGGGAGACCTCCGAGGGGCTCGTCGACGCGGTCTTCGGGGACAGACCCGGCGAGGGTAGCCCGTCACCGGGCGTCGTCGCCTTCAGCGACGCCGTCCTCCTGGCCATGCCCGTGAGGTGCGAGCCCGGCTTCCTGGCCTGGGTGACCTCACCGTACCAGCTCGGTAGGCTGTACGAGGTCCTGGAGCTGACCGGGGAGCTGGAGGACCTCCGGGAGGCCGTCGAGGAGGTCCTGAACGACTGTAAGGACCCGCGGGGGAACGGTGCCCTCGCGCCCGAGGAGGGCACTCTCCTACTCGACAGGATCAGGGTGAGGGCGGAGGCCAGCGACGCCGTCGGGGATCTCGCCGGGGTGCTCTCGGAGACGGTGTTCGAGGGCGCGCCCGAGCCCCACTTCCGGCGCTACGTGGAGGAACGGCTCGTGGTCCTGGGCGACGGCGCGTTCGCGGACCTCGTCAACTCGTGCACGGAGCGCGTCGTCCGCGTCCGGCTCAACGAGGAGAAGACCGTGGAACAGGGCCCCTGGTACGAGGAACGCGTGCCCGAGGGGACCGTCTTCTTCGGCACGCTGAACGTGCGGCACGACACCGTACCGCCCAAAAACGGCGTCGACGCCCGGAAGGTGCTGTTCGGGAGGTGGGAACCGGACGGCGTGCCCGACGGGGACGACAGGAAGTTGGAGGCCCTCAAGGAGGCCGCCGGGGAGCTGGAGGCGGGCGTGCTCGGGGCGGTCGCCGACGGGAGCGGGGACGGCTACCTGGACCTCCGGTTCCAGGTCGGGGGCAGCGAGACGGTGGGCTTCGGTCTCGTACGTCTCAGGCAGTTCGTGGGGGAGTGA
- a CDS encoding type III-B CRISPR module-associated protein Cmr5 — translation MTVTPFRWAVECVRDVERLTGTVWKDSDDPLETYYKRATRAAVMVLEEGLPLTLAFMASRGSKDPGTLLAYHLAMYLNHVVFADEPEWSELREECFGRFDDVDEDEIAEKVGEYVRDEVREALVELAGKEGTLEMRYAESRALELLNVIKRVAEGWHKVSRFGGGD, via the coding sequence GTGACCGTGACCCCGTTCCGGTGGGCCGTCGAGTGCGTGAGGGATGTGGAGCGGCTGACGGGCACGGTCTGGAAGGACTCCGACGACCCGTTGGAGACGTACTACAAGCGCGCCACGAGGGCCGCCGTGATGGTGCTCGAGGAGGGCCTCCCCCTGACCCTCGCGTTCATGGCCTCCCGGGGATCGAAGGACCCCGGCACCCTGCTGGCCTACCACCTCGCCATGTACCTCAACCACGTCGTGTTCGCCGACGAGCCCGAGTGGTCGGAGCTCAGGGAGGAGTGCTTCGGCCGGTTCGACGACGTCGACGAGGACGAGATCGCGGAGAAGGTCGGAGAGTACGTCCGGGACGAGGTCAGGGAGGCCCTGGTGGAGCTGGCCGGGAAGGAGGGCACCCTCGAGATGCGCTACGCCGAGTCACGGGCGCTCGAACTGCTCAACGTGATCAAGCGCGTGGCCGAGGGTTGGCACAAGGTGTCGAGGTTCGGGGGCGGGGATTGA